A single region of the Deltaproteobacteria bacterium genome encodes:
- a CDS encoding response regulator yields MNNNTILVCDDSAIVRSDLRAMLERNGFGVLVAEDGDVAADLARDNDKISLCIIDYNMPTMNGLETMRAIRENNSHAEVPVFILTTECADNLIKQARDQGATAWIVKPWKEEPLLAGIEHAIGN; encoded by the coding sequence ATGAATAACAACACTATACTTGTTTGTGATGACTCAGCTATCGTCCGGTCAGACCTGCGCGCGATGCTGGAACGTAATGGGTTTGGTGTTTTGGTTGCCGAAGACGGTGACGTCGCCGCTGACTTGGCACGAGACAACGACAAAATCAGTCTCTGTATCATCGATTATAATATGCCGACCATGAATGGCCTCGAAACCATGCGTGCCATCCGTGAAAACAACAGTCATGCTGAAGTTCCTGTTTTTATTCTCACGACGGAATGTGCTGACAACCTCATCAAACAAGCACGGGACCAAGGTGCAACTGCCTGGATAGTGAAGCCCTGGAAAGAAGAGCCTCTACTCGCAGGCATAGAGCACGCTATCGGTAACTGA
- a CDS encoding HAMP domain-containing histidine kinase, whose translation MSIRTRIAAAIFISVALVALIFGWLRYQEAYGMFNAQLDSRAEAMADSFQVELEQTRSALADALMSNLVTNATLPDAVTGTNAGARYRWALENRRDPRIDILKVQGEDGRIVSSRHWPTSFGVQGDLIAEGESLVMEPVQDGTRLSLQMIRKVRSRDGRAFYLVVGRFLGPQTLKRTLERTDADVLVICVARYGTCWDAVKDDALLSRYEMSLGKPVASEGIHFVSNELFEGQHHKAVLWAGVDKVAFETLAQKELFRILWGVFGGLILALVMGFFLGHHIGRPLSLLSKASLRLADGELDARVETPPRAVAEVGQLVESFNLMASELEQNRERLLHAERVATWQEIAKGLAHELKNPLTPILGALKVVRRARDKQHPDFDLILQEQSFAVEEEVMRLKNMADSFARFARLPDPLPEPICLLELLDTVLSLYAGADKIAVEKNFPEEAPMVADAERLRTLFTNLVKNASDAMAGEGTVRAFVKVMFESGVSGYEVRLEDTGPGIAPQVMDKLFMPYVTTKADGGTGLGLALGLRIVTEMGGRISVDADYESGAAFVIWLPAASHGA comes from the coding sequence ATGAGTATTCGCACCCGGATTGCAGCAGCTATTTTTATTAGTGTAGCGCTTGTGGCTTTGATTTTTGGATGGCTGAGGTACCAAGAGGCTTATGGTATGTTCAACGCCCAGTTAGATTCTCGTGCTGAAGCCATGGCAGACTCTTTTCAGGTGGAGTTAGAGCAAACACGCTCTGCCTTGGCCGACGCGTTAATGTCGAATCTAGTTACCAATGCAACGTTACCAGATGCTGTCACCGGAACGAATGCTGGCGCCCGTTACCGGTGGGCTTTGGAGAATCGCCGGGATCCCCGGATTGATATTCTCAAGGTGCAAGGTGAGGACGGCCGCATTGTATCTTCACGGCACTGGCCAACATCATTCGGAGTCCAAGGTGACCTTATCGCTGAGGGTGAGTCCTTGGTAATGGAGCCGGTTCAGGATGGGACACGGTTATCATTGCAAATGATTCGTAAAGTTCGAAGCCGAGATGGCAGAGCTTTTTATCTGGTGGTCGGGCGATTTCTCGGACCTCAAACCTTAAAGCGAACCCTTGAGCGCACAGACGCAGACGTTCTGGTTATTTGTGTGGCCCGCTATGGTACTTGCTGGGATGCAGTGAAAGACGATGCCTTGTTAAGCCGGTATGAGATGAGCCTGGGTAAACCTGTGGCATCTGAGGGAATTCATTTTGTTTCGAATGAGCTCTTTGAAGGTCAGCATCATAAGGCGGTCTTATGGGCCGGAGTAGACAAGGTCGCTTTTGAAACGTTGGCGCAAAAAGAACTCTTTCGTATTCTTTGGGGCGTATTTGGCGGTCTTATTTTAGCACTTGTGATGGGCTTTTTCCTGGGGCACCATATTGGCCGGCCACTGTCTCTTTTGTCAAAGGCAAGTTTAAGGCTCGCCGATGGTGAATTGGATGCGCGTGTTGAGACTCCGCCTCGAGCTGTGGCCGAGGTAGGCCAGCTGGTGGAGTCTTTCAACTTAATGGCTTCGGAGCTTGAGCAAAATCGAGAACGACTTTTACACGCTGAGCGAGTCGCGACTTGGCAGGAAATTGCCAAGGGTTTAGCGCATGAATTGAAAAATCCACTGACACCTATTTTAGGGGCGTTAAAAGTTGTTCGGCGTGCACGGGATAAGCAACATCCTGACTTTGATTTGATTCTTCAGGAACAAAGTTTCGCAGTAGAAGAAGAGGTCATGCGCTTAAAGAACATGGCTGATAGCTTTGCGCGATTTGCAAGGCTGCCTGACCCGCTGCCTGAGCCTATTTGTCTACTGGAGTTATTGGATACTGTTTTGTCGCTTTATGCTGGTGCAGACAAAATAGCAGTTGAAAAGAATTTCCCGGAAGAGGCGCCGATGGTGGCCGACGCAGAGCGGCTGCGAACCCTATTTACGAACCTTGTTAAAAATGCCAGTGATGCGATGGCCGGAGAGGGCACGGTTAGGGCCTTCGTTAAGGTCATGTTTGAGTCTGGCGTTTCGGGCTATGAGGTGAGGCTTGAAGATACGGGGCCAGGTATCGCACCTCAGGTGATGGATAAACTGTTTATGCCTTATGTGACCACCAAGGCTGACGGCGGAACTGGGCTCGGTCTTGCATTGGGATTGAGAATTGTCACTGAGATGGGTGGAAGAATAAGCGTCGATGCTGACTATGAGAGCGGAGCAGCCTTTGTGATTTGGTTGCCAGCGGCTTCTCATGGCGCTTAG